The window CTATGACATCGACAGCGGGATCGGGCTGATAATGATGAACCATCCGCGACGCGCCGAAGACGGGAATTCAGGCTTGCGCGTTGGAATCGTGGGCCTGGGCGTCGGTACCATAGCCGCGTGGGGCCGGCCGGGTGACTACTTCCGCTTCTATGAAGTGAATCCAGCCATCATCAAGCTGGCCAGCGACCCCAACGGGTACTTCAGCTATCTTCGCGATTCCAGCGCGAAGGTCGCCATCGTGCCCGGCGACGCGCGGCTTTCGATGGAGCGTGAACTAGCTGAAGGTCGTTCTCAGCAGTTCGACGTACTCGTCATTGATGCGTTTAACGGAGACTCGATCCCGACTCATCTGCTGACCCGCCAGGCGATGCTCATCTACCTGGCTGAGCTCGCTCCGGACGGCGTCCTGGCAGTTCACGTCTCCAACCTGTTTCTCGATCTGCGCCCGGTGCTCGCCGAAAACAGCCGGGCCCTGGATTTGCGTTACGGCTTCGTCAGCAGCGAGGAAAAGGACGCGATGAACTGGGCGAGCGACTGGGTCCTGCTTGCGCGCAATGACAAAGTGCTGGGACAGCCTCGAATTGCAAGCCGCCTGAAATCGCGCGATGGGCTACGGCGCGTGCGCCCCTGGACCGATGACTACAGCGATCTGTTCCAACTGCTCAAATAGGTGGGGCGGTCGGTGGTCCCAGGATTAGAGGTGGACTTGACGCAATCGAGCCCCACGCGCTAGAGGCGCCTTCATGCAGGTGGCGCATGGATCGCGAATGACCTTCGCACCGGTCTCTGGGCATCGTTCAGGCGGTATCGACTTTAAGCGCCTTATCCAGGGAACCCCCGGCGCTCTCGACAACTTTGAGTTGAGTCTCGTGCGCACGGCGGGCGACTATTACACGCCGCGCCATCGTCACAACTTCGACCAGGTGCGTTTCTGCCTGGAGGGCGTCATGAACTACGCTCCGGACAAGAACCTGGAGAGAGGCGCGGTCGGCTATTTTCCCGAGGGAACCTTTTACGGTCCGCAACAGGACACCGCGGTGTCTGTAACGCTGGTGCTGCAGATTGTGGGGGCCAGCGGTCACGGCTTCATGAGCTACGACCAGTTGAGTGCCGGGTACCAGCAACTCTGCGACTACGGAAACTTCGAGGGGGGCGTATTCACGCGTACCACGGCCGACGGACGCATCGTTCGGAAAGACGGCTATGAAGCGGTCTGGGAGCATGTGATGCGCCGTGAGGTAAGGTATCCGGCGCCGCGCTTCGACGAGCCGGTCGTGATGTTCCCCGATAATTTTAACTGGATCGGGCTCGGCGGCGGGATCGAGGTCAAGCGACTGGGCGCATTTGGCGAGCGCGGCCTCGAACTAAGCTTCATCCACGCGCCGCGCGGCGCCAAACATGTTATTCACAACCTGGCGACGTGCGAACTGCTGTTCGTGGTGAACGGCGCCCTGCACGCTTTCGCCTCTGACGATCCGATTGACGCGCATTCGGCTCTGCGCGTTGAGGCGACCGACTCCGGCATCATGCTGGAGGTCGACGAAGAGGCCCTGATCTTCGCGATAAGGCTGCCACTTTTCCGCTGAAAGGCCGACACCATCGGGAGGAAATCATGGCAGCTGGAACAGCACGCTCATTGGCGCGATCGGGCCTATCGACCCGCACCGCCGCGTCTTCGCCGGGGTTCCATGCGAGCTGGTACGCGATCGCGCGCGCCGATGAAGTAACGCCAGGTCAGGTAGTTGGACGCGATTTCCTGGAAGGACGGGCGATTGTCTATCGGGGTGAGAGCGGGCGGGGGTCGGTAATGAGCGCCTACTGCCGTCACCTGGGCGCCGATCTCGGGGTCGGGAAAGTTATCGGCGAGGATGTGCGGTGCGGGTTCCATCATTGGCAATACGGTCCAGACGGCAGGTGCACCAAAATTCCGGCGTCCGACAAGATTCCCCGAGCGGCGCGTGTCTTCAAGTTTCCGACCGCGGAAAAATGGGGACTCGTCTGGGCGTTCAACGGCGAACAGCCGCTGTTCGAGGTCCCCGATTTTGCGGGGTATCAGGAGGCCGAGCTCGAGTATCGCACCATCGAGGCCTTCGACCTTCCGGTCGAACCGTGGGTGCCGTTTACCAATTCGATGGACTTTCAGCATTTGCAGGTGCTGCACGGTCTGAAAATCGATTTCGATCCGAAGCAAATCCAGGTCGGCGACTACCAAATTCAATACGACGTGCGCTTCGAAGATCCTAACCTCGGAGTGTTCGATCAGTGCATTCGCGTGACCGGGACCAACACCATCGCGCTGGCCGGCAAACTCAACGGGATGAGCGTTTGCTCGATGGCCACCGGAACCCCCACCCCCGATGGGCGGACCATCGGCTGGATGGTCACCGCCACGCCGCGTTCGGAGGCGCCGCCGCAGCAGCGGGCCCGGCAGCTAGAGATTGGTGAGGCATTTTTTAAGCGCCTCATCGAGGAAGACACACCGGTGTTGAGCACCGCGCATTTTCGTGAGGGCGTTCTGATCGAGGCAGATCGAGCGCTCGCCATGTTCTTTCAGTATGTGAAGCGGTTTCCGCGCGCCCGACCCGCCGCCCGTTTCGCTTGAAGGGCGCGAAGCTACTGCGCGGCTCGCTCTATCGCGGGTTTCCGCTTGCCGGCAAGATTGTGTGCGGTGTTCACTAGGCAGACGTGGGTGAATGCCTGCGGAAAATTCCCGAGCTGGAGCTTGCCGGTAGGATCGTATTCTTCCGCGAGCAAGCCAAGGTCGTTGGAGATCCCGAGCAGTCGTTCGAAAATAGCACGAGCTTCTTCGGTTCTGCCCAGCGCAGCCAGGTTGTCCGCATACCAATAGGTGCAGGCCAGAAAAGCGCCCTCGCCGCTGGGCAATCCATCGACGTTGCCGGAGCCCGAATAGCGCATCACGAACCCATCGACCATCAGTTCCTTCTCGATGGCCGCGACCGTGCCGACGACGCGAGCATCGGTTGCCGGAAGAAAACCAACCAGCGGCATCATCAGGATCGAAGCATCCAGCGAGGTGGCGCCGTAATACTGCACGAAGGCGTTGCGGGTTGCATTGTAACCGTTGCGGCAAACGTCGTCGTGGATCTGCTGACGCAGCGAGCGCCATTGCTCGACCGGGCCATGGAGGTTGAACTTTTCGACCGCCTTGACTGCGCGATCGACCGCGACCCACGCCATGACCTTCGAATGGGTGAAATGGCGGCGCGGTCCGCGCACCTCCCAGATACCTTCGTCGGGCTGATCCCAGGCCGACTCCAGGTAGTCCATAAGCTTCTTCTCGAGCGCCCACGCATAGTTCTGTTCGGGCACGCGATGCTTGCGCGCCACATGCATGGTGTCCATCACTTCGCCATACACGTCGAGCTGGAACTGCTCGTGAGCGGCGTTGCCGATGCGCACCGGCCGGCTATTGGAGTAGCCCGCCAGCCACGGCACTTCACGCTCGGTCAATTGGCGCTCGCCGGCGAGTCCGTACATGATCTGCATTTCTTGCGGGTGACCCGCCACCGCGCGAACCAGCCACTCCCGCCACGAACGAGCCTCCTGCGTGTAGCCCGCGATCAGCAACGCGTATAGCGTCAGAGTCGCGTCACGCAGCCAGCAGAACCGATAGTCCCAGTTGCGCACTCCGCCCAGGGCTTCGGGCAGCGAGGTGGTAGGTGCGGCAACGATACCGCCAGTCGGTGCGTAGCTGAGTGCTTTCAAGGTGATCAAGGAGCGCATGACGGGATCTCGCCATTCGCCCGTCCATTTGCATCTTGCAGACCAATCGCTCCACCACTTCTCATTTGTCGAGAGCAGCGCGTGGGCGTCGTCACCATGAGGAGTCGGGCGATGGGACGGATACCAAACCAGGGTGAAGGAAGCCTCTTGGTTAGCAGTGAGCGAGAATTCCCCTGTGTGAGCGAGGTCGTGGCCTACCAGTCGAATGGGCGACCGTAACTCGACAGCGTCCGGTCCTGCCATCGCACGCAGACCGTAGTCGGCACGGCGCACCCACGGGATCTCGCGGCCATAGCCAAAGCGCAGGATGAATTCTGTGCGCATGGTCACGCTGCCCGAGTTGCATCGGACCAAACGGACCAGGTCGACACGATCTTCGCGCTTGGGAATGGGCATGAAATCGATCAGCGTGGCGGAGCCTTGAGGGGTCTCGAAAGTAGTCTCCAGGATCAGGGTGTCGCCCCGGTATCGGCGCGTCACCCGGTTTACGTCACCGGCCGGCTCGATTTGCCAGCGGCCATTGGTTCGATCGCCGAGCAGCGCGGCGAAGCATGCCCCCGAGTCGAATCGTGGCACGCACAGCCAATCTATAGAGCCGTTGCGGCCGACCAGCGCGGCCGTGCGGGTATTGCCGATAAGGCCGTAGTCTTCGATCCTCAGGTTCACTTGGTTAGCCCCGTTACGGAAAACTCGCGCCGCCAGACTACCATGCAAGGGCAATGTCTACGACGCGGAACCATCGCCCATCGCCTGGGGTTTGCCTGCGGCACCGGTCCCTTAACAGTTCGTGGCTCGGTGCGGGGTCAGCTTGCCCACTGCGCTTTCAGTACGCCATTTTGACGGCGCGCCCGATGGGCGTCGTGTTTTGAGAGTTTGCTTCACCAGGTTCGGCTCGCCCGTGAGGTTGTAGAGATTTCTGAGCTGGGCCGCAAACAGGGCAGCGCAAGCAGATCCTTTCACCTATGAGGCAGCTCTGCGTGTCGAAGGAAAGGCGACTTCGGCGTTTGCCCTATTCAAGTCCGCAGCGACTGCGCTATGTCTCAAGTCATCCACAGCAAAGGAGACGACGATGGGTCGGCTCGACGGCAAGATTGCCTTGATCGTCGGCGGGGGCGCCGACGGACCCCCCAACACGGGTGAGACACTCGCCATCGGCAACGGGCGCGCGACCGCAATTATGTGCGCACGCGAAGGCGCAGCAGTGATGGTGTCCGATCTTAAGCTGGCGCTGGCGGAGGAAACCGCCGCCGCCATCCGGTCCGAAGGCGGCCGCGCCAAAGCAGTGACGTGCGATGCGAGCAAGGAGGAGGACTGTCGCGGGGCGGTCGAAGCGACGGTGCGCGAATTCGGCGGTCTGCAGCTGCTGGTGAACAACGTCGGAATCGGAATCGGTGGCAATTTGCTCAAAACCACGACCGAGCAATTTGACCGGATGGTTGCGGTGAATCTGAGGAGCCATTTCCTTACGATGCGATACGCGGTACCGGAAATCGCGAAAGCAGGCGGCGGAGCGATTGTAAACGTCTCGTCGATGGCAGCACTAAGGAGCAATCGGCTGATTCCATACGAGGCCACCAAGGCTGCGCTGCTGGGATTGTCACGCTCCGCTGCGGCGTCCCACGCGCGAGACAAAATCCGTGTTAACACGATTCTGCCCGGACTGATCAATTCCACCATGGTGCGGCGCGAAATCGGTGATCGCGAAGCGGCGGTCGCACCACGCATCCCGCTGCGGAGGCAGGGGACTCCCTGGGAGATCGCCAAAGCGATCGTGTTTCTGCTCTCCGACGACGCTTCCTATATCACTGGGACGGAACTGATCGTGGATGGCGGGCTGTCGATGGGGTGAGCGCGGGCGAGGAAACGCCGGCCGGTGCGTCAGGACCAGCCATAAAACGTGCGAGCGAGGACCCTGAGGATCTCAGTTCCGGGAGAACGGCCGCACGCCGCAAGTCGGTCCACGCGGCGGACCCTTGAAAACGTTCACGGACTTCCAGGAGCGGGAGAGGACGCATAGGTCGCGAATATGCGCAAAGTAAGATTCGGTTATCAGCTTGACTTCCGGAATCCGCCTAGATCCGAGCGCAGTTTTGCCACGCTGTATGGTGATTCATTGGAGCAGGTGGAATTGGCCGAGGCCCTCGGCTTCGACTCCATTTGGCTAACCGAGCATCACTTCACCGACGATGGTTATCTTCCCGCGATGCTCCCGGCTGCGGCTGCGATCGCGGCGCGCACCAAGCGCGTTACCATCGGGACCTTCGTGCTGCTTGCGCCATTTCAGCATCCACTCAAACTCGCTGAAGACGCGGCGGTGGTGGACGTTATTTCGAACGGCCGTTTGCGGCTGGGGTTGGGGCAGGGCTACCGACAGGAAGAGTTCGATGGGTTCGGTGTACCCCGCGCGGAGCGGCTGGGACGTACCCTGGAGACCATCGAAATTCTAAAGCTGGCGTGGACCGGCCAGCGCTTCAGCTTCGACGGCAAATATTTTCACTTCAAAGACGTGCGGGTGCTGCCCACCCCGGCAAGCCATCCCTATCCGGAATTGCTGTGGGGGGCGGGAGCGCCGAAAGCGATTCGGCGTGCGGCGAAGATGGGATTGTCGTTTGCATGTGTCGGCGGACGCAAGGAAATGGGAATCTATACCGAGGCGCTCAAGGAGGCCGGGCGCAATCCGGCGGACTTCAGCCTGGTTAACAGCCGGGTCGTCTACATCGCTGCCACGGCGCAACAGGCCTGGAAGGAGGTCGGCGATGCGCTTATGTATCAAGCCCAGCACTATGGCAAGTGGCTCAGCGCGGCGGCCGGCACGAGCGACATGAGCCAGGTGCTGATCCGGCCCGATCCGGAGCGGTTGAAGCGCACCAGCATTCTGGGTCCGCCCGAGGAAGTCCGTGCGCGGATAACGGCGGTGATCGAGTCGGGCCCGATTACCGACTTGATTACGGTGGCGCAGCTACCCGGTCTGGATCCGGCCAAGGCGCGCCGATCTCTGGAACGCTTCGGCCGCGAGGTGCTGCCCGCATTCAAGTAGAAAACCGAGTCAGCCATCGAGCGTAAGGACAGCCGCCAGGTCTGTCGGGATCTCCCGGGTTCCTGAGTGCCGTGATCTCGATTAACGTGCCGAAGTCACCGGTTGTACGCAGATGTTTCTGCAGCCCCGGGAGTTTATCTTTTCATCGGTTCGGCGAGGAGGAGATCGATGCGACTGTTCACTTTCGCCACCAGTCCGTACGCGCGCAAAGTCCGCATGGCACTGGACTTCAAGGGCCTCAGCTACGAGCCTATCGAGCGCTGTTATTCCCTGGACCACAAACAGGACCTGTTCGCCGCCAGCCCGCGCGCGGAAGTTCCCGCCTTGATTCTCGACGACGGCCGCACCCTCGCGGACTCCACGATCATCTGCGAATACCTGGAAGATGCGTTTCCCAGCCCGCCTCTGCGACCGTCCGATCCGTATCAACGGGCGCGGATGCGCCAGGTCGAAGATTTGTGCGATCGCGTGTGTGACGCGGTCACCTATGGCTACTGGATAGCGGAGGCGCGAAAATCCGCACCGGAAGCGGCAGCGATGAGCCAGGCGTCGCGCGCGGAATTCGCCGAGCTGCTGCAAAAGCTTGAAGGCGAACTTGGCCAGGGCGACTTCTTCTGCGGCTCACCCAGCATCGCGGATTTGGCGGCCATCTGCCACGTGCCGGCGGCGCGGGCGATGGGCATTGACCTTGGCGGGATGCCGCGGCTGAAAGCCTGGATCGCCAGGATGACGGCGATTCCCGCGGTGCAGGGCGATCGTCAGCGGCTAGTGCGGGCTCTTGCCAAGGTTCATGATATCAGCAGCGAGCTGGTGGGCCCCGACGGGCGAATTCACTGGCGCGACAGCCGCCTTGAGTGGCCGGTGCGACGCGGGTTTATCGATTTCGTGGCGCGCGAATTTCACGCGGGCAAGATGATGTTCCCGCCCCAGGCCACCTAGGCTCGCGACTGGAGGTTACCAGCATGCCAGTGTCCTACATTCCGCGGACTCGGGAGCTGTATGCCGAGTTCAACAATCCGTATCGTTGGGTGACCAATGAGTCCGTGCCCTGGACGCCGCTCACCAAGCCGATCGCGCTGTGCAAGGTGGCACTCATGAGCTCCGGCGGCGTCATGTACCGTGATCAACCGCGGTTCCATCACGAGGATGCGTCCTACCGACGCATTCCCAAGAGCGCGACCCGCGAGGATTTGAACGTCTGGCACTTCGGATATCCAACCAAGGATGCGCAACTCGATCCCAACTGCGTGTTTCCGTGGGAACGGCTGAAGCAGCTCGAGCGCGAGAAAGTGATCGGTGAATTGCACGATCCATGCTTTAGCTTCATGGGCGGCATCTACTCCGCGCGCAAAGTGCGCACCGAACTCGCTCCGAAAATCGCGGCTGAACTCAAAGGCGCCAAAGTTGATGCTTTCTACCTGGTGCCCGCCTGACCCGTGTGCCATCAGTCCGTCGGACTGATAGCGCGCGCAGTCGAGGAGGCCGGAATCCCGACTTTGTGTATGACTTCGGCGATCGACATAACCAAGGCCGTCAAGCCGCCACGCGCGGTGTTTGTCAATTTTCCGCTGGGCCACCAGACGGGCAAACCCAATCAGCCCGAGTTGCAAAAACGTATCGTCGTGGATGCGATGCACGAATTTGAGGCCATTGCACAGCCGGGAACAATCGTCGAGTTACCCTACATCTGGGACGCCAACGATCGCAGCTGGGAAGAACGAGACTACACGAAGGGCTGGATGCCGGAGAGGCCTTCGAAGGGAGCTGCAGACAGAGAGGAAGCGGAAAGGCGCGCGCGTTACTCGAGCTGAAGGGTTGCCTTGCGCGCAGCAGTCTGGCGTGGCGCAAAGAGGAGCGAACTATGAATGGCGTGGCGGCAATTGTCGGCCTGGCAGTACTGGAATACATGATTTTCGGGGTCCTGGTGGGAAGAGCGCGCGGTACCTACCACGTACCGGCACCGGCAACGACCGGAGACCCAACCTTCGAGCGCTACTTTCGGGTACATCAGAACTCGATGGAAGCACTGGTAGTGTTCATTCCGTCGCTGTTGCTGTTTGCATACTATGTGAGCGTATCGCTGGCGATCGCGGTAGGGTTAATTTTTCTGGTCGGTCGGATCATCTACGGGACCGGCTACATCACTGCGCCCGAGAAGCGCGGCCCCGGGGCGATGATCACCTTTAGCGTGAATGCCGTTCTCGTGCTCGGTGCGATTATTGGACCGATCGTTCATCACTTCCGGGTCCACTAGGGTTTCTGGCCGCGTCGACTGGCGGCCAGCCACGACTTGAAGGTTTTCGCGCGTCCTCATCCGCCCCTCCTTAGGGAATTATCCCCGAAACGCGAAGAGAACTTCCGGCGCAGAGGAACTGGGAACTTGGCAGATTTGGGGCGACCTACTAAAGTCGGGTCTTCGGAATTCTGCTCCTAACTATCAATCCGGAATAAGGAGATTTTTCTCATGGCGGAAGAACGCAAAGGCGTCGTTACGATGAGGGGTAACCCCATGACGCTGGTCGGTCCTGAACTCAAGCCCGGCCAGAAGGCTCCGGGCTTCACCATAGTCGGTAAGGGACTGCAACCGGCGGGGCTCGACCAGTTCAAAGGCAAGGTCAAAGTCATCACCACGGTTCCCTCGCTCGACACGCCGGTCTGCGATGCGGAGACGCGGCGCTTCAACGAAGAGGCATCCAAGCTTCCCGGCGACGTGCAGATTTTGAGCATCTCGATGGATCTTCCGTTTGCACAGGCGCGCTGGTGCGGAGCGGCCGGGGTAGACAAGGTGACGACACTGAGCGACTACCGGGGTGCGGAATTCGGCCAGAAATATGGGGCCTTGATCAAGGAGCTTCATCTGCTGGCGCGCGCGGTGTTCGTGGTCGATAAGAACGACAACGTCACCTACGTCGAATACGTCAAGGAAGTCGCGGAGCATCCAAACTACGAAGCCGCGCTCAGCGCCGCTCGCAAGGCTGCCGCCGCATGAAAACCTCGGCCGGGGAGGTGCGCGTCCATAGCGCACCCTCCTGAGCTATTCGCCATCAGACGGAGCACAATCTTGCAGGAGAATGAAAATTCGCCGCGGTCTTTCGCGCATGGGCTTCCTTTCGCGGTGGGACTGAAGCGCGGCCTCTACGAGGCAATTTTTCGCCGGCGCGACATGCGCGAGTTTTTGCCCGATCCGATTCCTGACGAGGTCCTGGCGCGAGTGCTGATCGCGGCGCACCATGCGGCCAGTGTTGGATTCACGCAGCCGTGGGACTTCGTCGTGATCCGTGATCTGGAGCGGCGCCGACGCGTGCATGCAATCTTTGACGAGGAGCGAATCAAGAACGCCGATCAGTTCGTCGACGAACGCCGCGCGAATTTTCTGTCGCTCAAGCTCGAGGGAATCCTCGAGTCGCCCCTCAACGTGCTGGTGACCTGTACTCCGGGCCGTTCGGGTCCCGGGATACTCGGCAAGACCAGCATTCGCGACGTCGAGATTTATTCGTCGTGCCTGGCGGTGGAAAATTTCTGGCTGGCAGCGCGAGCCGAGGGATTGGGCGTGGGATGGGTGAGCATTCTCCGCAATGAGGCGCTGGTGGAGATTTTTTCGATTCCCGCTGGAACGATTCCTCTCGCATACCTCTGCGTGGGCTACGTTCGCAACTTTCCCGACCAACCCGTCCTCGCGACAAAAGGCTGGGCGCGCCGGCTACCTCCTCGAACGCTGCTGCACTTCGATTCATGGCATGGAGACCATTCGTCCGGCGACGACCTGATCAAGGCGATCCAAAATCCGGACATCTGGCACGAGATCTTTCCCGACGAAGATCCTGGAGAGCACTGAAGCTCGTCTTGGACCGCTCGATCCCCTGGCGGTGGGAGGTCCGTGACCGCACCCTGATAGTCCGGTTCGACACTCCGTTCCGCACCCTGGGATGGGCGCCTATGGGAGGTGGTTTTTCACGAGCCCGCGTCGTCGCCAACCACCAGGTGTCGGCTGACGATAGCGGAGCGACCGAAGCTCCCCTACGGTACCTTCGCCGCACGATTCGTCATCTTGCGATCGATCCTCGCGGCGTTGTTGCGATGATGACCGGTGCGAACGTCGGCCAGGCCGCATACGCTTTTGCCAGTCGCGGATCCCTGGTCGCAGGTGCGTGGTGCACGGCGGGGTGCACGAATGCCCTGCGGGTCGGAGACCGCGCGACCTTCGCTTCGGCGGCACCTGGTACGATCAATCTAATCGTCGCGCTTAATGAGCCTTTTGATGACAGCGCTCTGACAGAGGCAGTGCAGATAACCACCGAAGCGCGGGTTGTGGCGGTTCAGGGAGCCAAAGTCGCCAGCACAAGATCCGGCAAGCCTGCTACAGGAACCGGAACCGATTGCCTCGTGGTTGCGACTCCCGTGGGAAAGGATGCTCATCGCTACTGCGGGAAGCATACGGTGGCCGGCGAATTGATCGGCCGCGCCGTACTGGCGAGCTGTGCAAGAGCCTTGGTGCGCGAGGCGAGGAATCGCTGATGGTGCGGAAGAATCCGCCGGATGCTCGGCCCCGACCTGGCCCCGGATTCGTTTCTGGGCTGGTGGAGCCAGCCGCGGCAATGACGCCATGGGGCGGTTTGCCGAGTCACCGGACCGCTGGACTCGGGCTCGTCGGTTAGCGCGATGACGCACGCGCTTCATCTCTCCACGACGTTGATCGCCTTGGCAATGCTGCTCGATGTGACTTTGGGTGATCCGCGCTGGTTGCCGCATCCAGCGCGGATTATGGGGGCCGCCATCTCCTGGGGCGAGGACACTCTCCATACCGGCGATGGGCAACAGGACCTCCGACGAGGGGCGGTCTTGGCCACCGTGGTGGTAGTGCTCTCGGCGGGAGTGACGTGGGCAATCATCGAAATATGTGATCGCGTCGATCCAACCTTGGGCGCGCTTGCCGCGCTCGCGATTGCGTGGACCACGCTGGCTGCACGCGGGCTCGATTCAGCCGCGCGGGAAGTTCAAGATGCATTGTTGCGCGGCGATGAACCCGCTGCGCGTCGCGCGATGCCCGCGCTGGTGGGCCGTGATCCCGGATCGCTTGACCGTGACGCGATGATTAGAGCGACGGTAGAGTCGGTTGCGGAAAACGCGAGCGACGGAGTCATTGCCCCGCTGCTATTCCTGTTCCTTGGGGGGCCGGTGGGAGCGATCGCCTACAAGGCCATCAATACGCTGGATTCGATGATTGCCCATCGCGATGAACGCTACACTTACTTCGGGCGGTTTGCCGCGCGCCTCGACGACGCCGCGAACTGGGTTCCCGCGCGAGTCACCGCGCTGTGCATCATAGGGGCGTCGGAGGCCTGGTCGCGTCGAGGTAGCGATGCCTACTCGGTGTGGCGGCGCGATGCAGGCAAACATGAAAGCCCCAACGCGGGTCATCCTGAAGCTGCGATGGCAGGCGCGCTCGGAATTCAACTCGGCGGTGCCGCTGTGTATGAAGGTAAAAAGATAGAGCGTGCGTTGCTCGGGGAGGCCGTGGGTCCGGCAAAAGTAGAAGCCATCGCGAGTGCGCGGACCATCCTCAAGGTCGCGACGCTCATCGCGTTCGTGGGCATCGCGACCATCCGAGCGGCCGTCGTATGACGAATCCGGTCCCCATAGATCGAACCCATGGCGGAGACCAGCCACCTGGCATCATCGATTGTAGTGTGAGCATCAACCCGCTTGGCCCACCCCCCGGCGCGGTCCACGCGTACTCCACGGCACTGACTCGCATCACCTCATATCCTCCACCCAAGAGCGCCGCGCTGGAGAAACGACTGGCGACCTGGTTCGGCGTCGACCCGCGCAACGTGCTGGCCGCCAATGGAACGACCCAATTGATCTACCTGCTGGCGCGGGTGCTGGAACCGGCGCGACCGTTCGTCGTGGTTCCGACTTTTAGCGAGATCGCCAATGCCTTGGCGGGCGAGGGACTGCCGCCGGAGCCGATCTTTCTAGCCCCCGAACACCGGTACCAGCTCGACTTGCGCCAGATCGATGAGGCGCTGGCCGGTCACGCCGGTGCGATTTTTCTTGGCCGCCCCAATAGTCCGACCGGTACGATGGTGACGATGCTGGAGATTGGCGAGATCGCCGCGCGATGCGAGAGGCGCGGATGCTGGTGCGTGCTTGATGAGGCATTCATCGATTTCGTGGATCCTCCGGATTCTGCGGTGCAGATGGCCACCCAAAATCCGCGTGTGATCGTACTGCGGTCGCTCACCAAGTCGTTTGCGATACCCGGCCTGCGCCTCGGCTGCGTGGTTGCGGCGGATGAAGTGGTCGACGCACTCCGCGACGCGATCGAACCCTGGTCGGTGAATGTGGTCGCCGAGAGCGTCGGTCTTGCGTGTCTTGAACACTCCGACGAATACCTGGCGCGAACGCGCGCACTGATCGCGACAGAGCGTGCTTACTTGGCGGAGGCTTTGGCCGGCGCGGCCGGGGTGAGTGTGTTTCCCTCCGTGGCAAACTTTCTGATGCTCGAAGTCGAAGCTGAGATTACGCCGGGGAAGTTCGGCGCGCACATGTTGAGCCACGGCATCGCGGTTCGCGACCTGCGCACGATGCCAGGATGCAAGGTGGGCCTCTACCGAGTTGGAGTCCGGAATCGCGAGGACAATGAACGACTGGTGAATGAAGCAGGAAAGTGGAGGAAATAGGCGTTAGCCGACCAGAGCACCGGTCGGGAGTCGCGTCGAGAGATCCTTGGAGTGCGTAGGGCTTCCGAATTTTCCCGTCGATGGAGTTGTTAGAAGAAACGCTCGGCTCGATTCGGCCGCTCGACTCCGACGCCGAGCGCGCAGCTGCTGCTCGTCTGGACTCGCTGACCAAGCCGCCCGGCAGTCTCGGATACTTGGAGAAGGCGATCCGCCGTTACGCCGCGATTCGCGGTGACGGTAGTGCGCACATCGGGCGGGCCGCAATCGCGGTGTTCGTAGCCGA of the Candidatus Binataceae bacterium genome contains:
- a CDS encoding MAPEG family protein encodes the protein MNGVAAIVGLAVLEYMIFGVLVGRARGTYHVPAPATTGDPTFERYFRVHQNSMEALVVFIPSLLLFAYYVSVSLAIAVGLIFLVGRIIYGTGYITAPEKRGPGAMITFSVNAVLVLGAIIGPIVHHFRVH
- the tpx gene encoding thiol peroxidase — encoded protein: MAEERKGVVTMRGNPMTLVGPELKPGQKAPGFTIVGKGLQPAGLDQFKGKVKVITTVPSLDTPVCDAETRRFNEEASKLPGDVQILSISMDLPFAQARWCGAAGVDKVTTLSDYRGAEFGQKYGALIKELHLLARAVFVVDKNDNVTYVEYVKEVAEHPNYEAALSAARKAAAA
- the bluB gene encoding 5,6-dimethylbenzimidazole synthase, with product MQENENSPRSFAHGLPFAVGLKRGLYEAIFRRRDMREFLPDPIPDEVLARVLIAAHHAASVGFTQPWDFVVIRDLERRRRVHAIFDEERIKNADQFVDERRANFLSLKLEGILESPLNVLVTCTPGRSGPGILGKTSIRDVEIYSSCLAVENFWLAARAEGLGVGWVSILRNEALVEIFSIPAGTIPLAYLCVGYVRNFPDQPVLATKGWARRLPPRTLLHFDSWHGDHSSGDDLIKAIQNPDIWHEIFPDEDPGEH
- a CDS encoding adenosylcobinamide amidohydrolase; its protein translation is MDRSIPWRWEVRDRTLIVRFDTPFRTLGWAPMGGGFSRARVVANHQVSADDSGATEAPLRYLRRTIRHLAIDPRGVVAMMTGANVGQAAYAFASRGSLVAGAWCTAGCTNALRVGDRATFASAAPGTINLIVALNEPFDDSALTEAVQITTEARVVAVQGAKVASTRSGKPATGTGTDCLVVATPVGKDAHRYCGKHTVAGELIGRAVLASCARALVREARNR
- the cbiB gene encoding adenosylcobinamide-phosphate synthase CbiB, which produces MTHALHLSTTLIALAMLLDVTLGDPRWLPHPARIMGAAISWGEDTLHTGDGQQDLRRGAVLATVVVVLSAGVTWAIIEICDRVDPTLGALAALAIAWTTLAARGLDSAAREVQDALLRGDEPAARRAMPALVGRDPGSLDRDAMIRATVESVAENASDGVIAPLLFLFLGGPVGAIAYKAINTLDSMIAHRDERYTYFGRFAARLDDAANWVPARVTALCIIGASEAWSRRGSDAYSVWRRDAGKHESPNAGHPEAAMAGALGIQLGGAAVYEGKKIERALLGEAVGPAKVEAIASARTILKVATLIAFVGIATIRAAVV
- a CDS encoding aminotransferase class I/II-fold pyridoxal phosphate-dependent enzyme; this encodes MTNPVPIDRTHGGDQPPGIIDCSVSINPLGPPPGAVHAYSTALTRITSYPPPKSAALEKRLATWFGVDPRNVLAANGTTQLIYLLARVLEPARPFVVVPTFSEIANALAGEGLPPEPIFLAPEHRYQLDLRQIDEALAGHAGAIFLGRPNSPTGTMVTMLEIGEIAARCERRGCWCVLDEAFIDFVDPPDSAVQMATQNPRVIVLRSLTKSFAIPGLRLGCVVAADEVVDALRDAIEPWSVNVVAESVGLACLEHSDEYLARTRALIATERAYLAEALAGAAGVSVFPSVANFLMLEVEAEITPGKFGAHMLSHGIAVRDLRTMPGCKVGLYRVGVRNREDNERLVNEAGKWRK